Proteins found in one Columba livia isolate bColLiv1 breed racing homer chromosome 11, bColLiv1.pat.W.v2, whole genome shotgun sequence genomic segment:
- the SEC11A gene encoding signal peptidase complex catalytic subunit SEC11A isoform X2, giving the protein MLSLDFLDDVRRMNKRQLYYQVLNFGMIVSSALMIWKGLMVVTGSESPIVVVLRQNGDIKFLTKGDNNAVDDRGLYKRGQHWLEKKDVVGRARGFVPYIGIVTILMNDYPKFKYAVLFLLGLFVLVHRE; this is encoded by the exons ATGCTGTCGCTGGATTTTCTGGACGATGTTCGGCGCATGAACAAGCGGCAG CTGTACTACCAGGTGCTGAACTTCGGGATGATCGTCTCGTCCGCGCTCATGATCTGGAAGGGGCTGATGGTGGTGACGGGCAGCGAGAGCCCCATCGTTGTGGTGCTGAG GCAAAACGGTGACATCAAATTTCTGACGAAGGGAGACAATAACGCCGTGGATGACCGAGGGCTGTACAAACGGGGGCAGCACTGGTTGGAGAAAAAGGACGTCGTGGGACGAGCGAGAGG ATTTGTGCCCTACATTGGAATAGTGACTATCTTAATGAACGATTATCCGAAATTCAAG TACGCAGTCCTCTTTTTACTGGGTTTATTTGTGCTGGTCCATCGAGAGTAG
- the SEC11A gene encoding signal peptidase complex catalytic subunit SEC11A isoform X1, which translates to MLSLDFLDDVRRMNKRQLYYQVLNFGMIVSSALMIWKGLMVVTGSESPIVVVLSGSMEPAFHRGDLLFLTNRIEDPIRVGEIVVFRIEGREIPIVHRVLKIHEKQNGDIKFLTKGDNNAVDDRGLYKRGQHWLEKKDVVGRARGFVPYIGIVTILMNDYPKFKYAVLFLLGLFVLVHRE; encoded by the exons ATGCTGTCGCTGGATTTTCTGGACGATGTTCGGCGCATGAACAAGCGGCAG CTGTACTACCAGGTGCTGAACTTCGGGATGATCGTCTCGTCCGCGCTCATGATCTGGAAGGGGCTGATGGTGGTGACGGGCAGCGAGAGCCCCATCGTTGTGGTGCTGAG CGGAAGCATGGAGCCCGCGTTTCACAGGGGAGACCTGCTGTTCCTCACGAACCGAATCGAAGATCCCATCAGAGTGGGAGAAATCGTCGTCTTTAGGATAGAAGGACGGGAAATTCCCATAGTCCATCGTGTCCTGAAAATTCATGAGAA GCAAAACGGTGACATCAAATTTCTGACGAAGGGAGACAATAACGCCGTGGATGACCGAGGGCTGTACAAACGGGGGCAGCACTGGTTGGAGAAAAAGGACGTCGTGGGACGAGCGAGAGG ATTTGTGCCCTACATTGGAATAGTGACTATCTTAATGAACGATTATCCGAAATTCAAG TACGCAGTCCTCTTTTTACTGGGTTTATTTGTGCTGGTCCATCGAGAGTAG